One genomic segment of Catharus ustulatus isolate bCatUst1 unplaced genomic scaffold, bCatUst1.pri.v2 scaffold_102_arrow_ctg1, whole genome shotgun sequence includes these proteins:
- the LOC117011281 gene encoding TOG array regulator of axonemal microtubules protein 2-like: MQLLREKKEKGLFSIKHLAESHSEVLLSRLRDICLAVTSEVTNLRTKVSYSAIVTLGEFFVTLKKDMDSEVDEVARVLLQVLCNCPEFVEKAASQTLGMMVENVTPARAMTALLDSGVG, encoded by the exons ATGCAACTCCTCAG ggagaagaaggagaagggacTCTTCAGCATCAAACACCTGGCTGAGTCCCATTCAGAAGTCCTGCTCTCTAGACTTCGTGACATTTGCTTGGCAGTTACCAGTGAG GTGACCAACCTGCGCACAAAGGTGTCCTACTCGGCCATTGTCACTCTGGGAGAGTTTTTTGTGACCTTGAAGAAGGACATGGACTCTGAGGTGGATGAGGTGGCTCGGGTCCTTCTCCAGGTGCTGTGTAACTGCCCAGAATTTGTTGAGAAAGCAGCCAGTCAAACCCTGGGGATGATGGTGGAGAATGTGACTCCTGCACGAGCAATGACTGCTCTCCTGGACAGTGGAGTCGGGTAG
- the LOC117011282 gene encoding uncharacterized protein LOC117011282: MTAATGLLMHPHYGAQAFPLCARCLAVSYEFGSLKGPPRGRNKPTGVSKSLKAAKHLEHTLTDLERSLVEKRKPVPKEPFPGRSSGSLAASAAEREPMPGTVTGDLGRDLHHLENLVDHASKVLKLDEGETVDEDDLESQPITSFKPDDEEDDEGAPAKIQKTNPTAQPVRTWLIAVLHVCPHLPLLRGCSPVFSTSQHLQNENPYPRAPWPSSLAHTEVR; this comes from the exons ATGACAGCTGCCACTGGCTTGTTAATGCACCCCCACTACGGGGCACAa GCCTTTCCACTGTGCGCACGATGTCTTGCAGTATCTTATGAATTTGGTTCTCTTAAAG GTCCACCAAGAGGGAGGAACAAACCAACAGGAGTCAGTAAGTCCCTGAAGGCAGCCAAACACCTGGAACACACCCTGACAGATCTGGAGAGAAGCCTCG tgGAAAAACGAAAGCCTGTGCCTAAGGAACCATTTCCTGGGAGAAGCAGTGGCTCActggcagcctctgctgcagaaagggaGCCAATGCCAGGCACTGTCACTGGAG ACTTGGGTCGTGACTTGCATCATTTGGAAAACCTGGTAGATCACGCTTCAAAGGTCTTGAAGCTTGATGAAG GAGAAACTGTTGATGAAGATGACCTAGAATCCCAACCCATAACCAGTTTTAAGCCTGATGATGAGGAAGATGATGAGG gggCTCCTGCGAAGATCCAGAAGACCAACCCAACAGCTCAGCCAGTGAGAACATGGCTCATTGCTGTTCTTCATGTTtgtccccacctgcccctgTTGCGTGGCTGCTCCCCTGTcttcagcacatcccagcacctccaAAACGAGAACCCCTACCCCCGAgccccctggcccagctccctgGCCCATACTGAAGTTAGGTAG